A portion of the Microbacterium hominis genome contains these proteins:
- a CDS encoding DUF624 domain-containing protein: MDRREARAARRAERDGSGPTLEEREPTRYPGATGAFALFGEALYTGLLITIASLPIVTMPAALTAGIRHLRRYLNAEQSHARQFWRDYRTALPGGIAVGAVTAVIAAVLTADILLAGTGALPGGTVIGAVGWVGLVAAGVALLAITGGYEPARGWMPAVRGIPSIIRADFVGALYLAATVVFVGVATWMLIPLLLPALGLAALAVVAIPTRRRGR, encoded by the coding sequence ATGGACCGCCGAGAAGCGAGAGCCGCCCGTCGCGCCGAGCGCGACGGCTCGGGCCCCACGCTCGAAGAGCGGGAGCCCACGCGCTATCCCGGCGCGACGGGCGCGTTCGCACTGTTCGGCGAGGCCCTGTACACCGGGCTGCTCATCACGATCGCGAGCCTGCCGATTGTCACGATGCCCGCCGCGCTGACGGCCGGCATCCGGCACCTGCGCCGCTACCTGAACGCCGAGCAGTCCCATGCGCGACAGTTCTGGCGCGACTACCGCACCGCACTCCCTGGCGGGATCGCCGTCGGGGCGGTCACCGCGGTGATCGCCGCGGTGCTCACCGCCGACATCCTGCTCGCCGGTACCGGCGCCCTCCCCGGCGGCACCGTCATCGGCGCGGTCGGCTGGGTGGGCCTGGTCGCCGCCGGCGTCGCCCTGCTGGCCATCACCGGCGGGTACGAACCGGCACGCGGATGGATGCCGGCTGTGCGCGGCATCCCGAGCATCATCCGCGCCGACTTCGTCGGCGCCCTCTACCTCGCCGCGACCGTCGTCTTCGTCGGCGTCGCGACCTGGATGCTCATCCCCCTGCTGCTCCCGGCCCTCGGGCTCGCAGCCCTCGCCGTCGTCGCCATCCCCACCCGCCGCCGCGGGCGCTGA